One window of Nymphaea colorata isolate Beijing-Zhang1983 chromosome 11, ASM883128v2, whole genome shotgun sequence genomic DNA carries:
- the LOC116264607 gene encoding cysteine-rich receptor-like protein kinase 2 produces the protein MGRRHFLLTLVLCIEVGSFLSAMMADPRTEVAYLSCDPDFAVDAFVLTGNFVPAMANLSSLIDQKGYGTTIVGSGPNRVYGLAQCMKDLSSVDCKLCYAELRSQLPTCYPRVGGRLFLDGCFGRYENYSFFDVEKDSKDKRICLWSRNSSNPLRFVEMVREVAGNVSLEAQRNQGFAIGSSTNSTMSVYALAQCWQNLNSTLCKSCLDDAASSIVSCAPAVEGRVMNAGCYMRYSIQSFWNKNQTSSHSSGHSKAFWIISGSAVSGVLIMAGFLIWKFRALFSRSSDETLKSLYGSRLSSLIAQSNLNYSYNELRNATNGFDSVNKLGQGGYGTVYKGVLSDGREVAVKRLFINTRQWAEQFLNEVDLITRVRHKNLVKLLGCSLDGPESLLVYEYCRNKSLDLFIFDPCQGKKLEWRKRLEIIQGIAEGLSYLHEESDVRIIHRDIKASNVLLDEKFKPKITDFGLARPFAEDLTHLSTGIAGTLGYMAPEYLVHGQLTEKADVYSFGVLVLEIVTCLQCGNSTGSSSGQFFLAKIWSHYKANTVEELLSGCVDKNDVEEMLHVVQVGLLCTQATPSLRPSMLRVVEMLRDRFEEAVVPSEPPFLDLLSMDCFNESEASRLLSSSSKPSVLAPSISPSQDST, from the exons ATGGGTAGGCGACATTTCTTGCTCACATTAGTTCTATGTATCGAAGTTGGAAGTTTCCTGTCTGCCATGATGGCAGACCCCAGAACAGAGGTTGCATATCTCTCCTGTGATCCTGATTTTGCTGTCGATGCTTTTGTTCTGACTGGTAACTTTGTTCCTGCCATGGCAAACTTGAGTTCGTTGATTGATCAAAAGGGATATGGCACTACCATCGTGGGGTCGGGTCCTAATAGAGTTTACGGGTTAGCTCAGTGTATGAAGGATCTGAGCTCTGTTGATTGCAAGCTCTGCTACGCGGAGTTAAGGTCACAGCTTCCCACGTGTTATCCAAGGGTAGGAGGAAGGTTATTTCTCGATGGGTGTTTTGGAAGGTATGAGAATTACTCATTTTTTGATGTGGAGAAGGATTCGAAGGACAAACGTATCTGTCTTTGGAGTAGGAACAGTTCGAATCCATTAAGGTTTGTTGAGATGGTGAGAGAGGTCGCAGGAAATGTAAGTCTGGAAGCTCAGAGGAACCAAGGATTTGCAATTGGTTCTTCGACCAACTCTACTATGAGCGTTTATGCCTTGGCTCAATGCTGGCAGAATCTGAACAGCACGCTCTGTAAATCTTGCCTTGATGATGCCGCTTCCTCTATAGTTTCTTGCGCACCAGCTGTAGAAGGGCGAGTAATGAACGCTGGTTGTTACATGAGATACTCTATACAGAGTTTCTGGAATAAGAATCAGACTAGTTCTCATTCATCAG GGCATAGTAAGGCTTTTTGGATCATATCTGGGTCTGCTGTTTCTGGGGTACTTATCATGGCTGGCTTTCTGATTTGGAAGTTTAGAGCTTTATTCAGCCGATCCAGTGATGAGACTCTCAAAA GTTTGTATGGATCAAGATTGTCTTCACTTATTGCTCAATCTAACCTGAATTACAGCTATAATGAACTGAGGAATGCAACGAATGGCTTTGATTCAGTAAATAAACTTGGGCAGGGTGGCTATGGTACTGTTTACAAG GGAGTTCTTTCTGATGGAAGAGAAGTTGCTGTGAAAAGACTCTTCATTAACACACGACAATGGGCTGAGCAGTTCCTGAATGAAGTGGACCTGATTACTAGAGTTCGGCATAAAAATCTGGTGAAGTTACTTGGTTGCAGTCTTGATGGGCCTGAAAGTCTCCTAGTTTATGAATACTGCCGCAACAAGAGTTTGGATCTATTTATCTTCG ATCCATGCCAAGGGAAAAAATTAGAATGGCGCAAAAGACTTGAAATTATCCAGGGGATAGCTGAAGGGCTTTCTTATCTACATGAAGAGTCTGACGTGCGAATCATCCACAGAGACATCAAAGCAAGCAATGTTCTTTTAGATGAGAAGTTCAAGCCAAAAATCACAGACTTTGGTTTGGCAAGACCTTTTGCAGAAGATCTAACACACCTGAGCACTGGAATTGCAGGCACATT AGGCTATATGGCTCCAGAATATCTCGTGCATGGGCAGTTGACCGAGAAAGCTGATGTATATAGTTTCGGTGTGCTGGTTCTTGAGATTGTTACTTGCCTGCAATGCGGCAACTCAACAGGGTCATCAAGTGGACAGTTCTTCTTGGCAAAG ATTTGGAGTCATTACAAAGCAAACACTGTTGAGGAATTACTCAGTGGATGTGTGGATAAGAACGATGTGGAGGAGATGTTGCATGTGGTGCAGGTTGGACTTCTTTGCACACAAGCGACTCCGAGTTTAAGGCCTTCGATGCTGAGGGTAGTGGAAATGCTGAGGGACAGGTTTGAGGAGGCAGTTGTTCCATCTGAACCTCCATTTCTGGACCTTTTGTCCATGGACTGTTTCAATGAAAGTGAAGCTTCCAGACTGTTGTCCAGTTCATCCAAGCCTAGTGTGTTGGCACCATCAATCTCTCCAAGCCAGGACTCCACATAG
- the LOC116263544 gene encoding disease resistance protein RUN1-like, whose product MVNCLCAFLYKIWPAGRRPKPPPSPSLPATEPTRPSESSPPSSNMAETTRLSQRTSSLVSETRFEYDVFLSFRGEDTRHGFTKHIYEELVRMQVRTFFDNEELETGDKIGDRLSNAIKGSEIFVPIFSVRYADSRWCLMELADIVKCNRLIIPVFLHVNPVDVQKQEGTYGSPLPGFMGRFGEEKVKEWKEALRVAGKAPGFTLDDDRDEEGLIEKVIRKIMEELKNPPLALPKHLIGTESKVQDVMKLLDVDANDVRMVAIHGKQGIGKTTLAKEIYNKIFLKFDAFFFFPGVKEASRTDGLASLHKQLICGLLKVKEEPFLSDVDKGKNAIKEKVSKGSVFIVLDDVSDKNQLDALVGDKNWFRPGSRIIITTEDDSFLDSKMHKKYSPKELDDEEALQLFCYHAFGKMAPPEEYFRLSKQAVALCHGLPKALEKLGSFLSDKTSEDEWDDMLNKLERSLPNAILHLFSARTRNKMATNGKGKKLGETVGESRPSNVTKFDVIVSFSGGEEAIDAFTDLLYSALLRDGISACRSNGGDDAPEGERLREAPDGLGICVLILSVSYAASERCLTELGWMVEQRRLIFPVFFDVNPSDVRRQKGALERPFRRHDERLDRELVSGWKKALEEVGGTKGYDLTVEESGQEAKLVQLIVRDVLKKLSNAPRSVAKYPIGIDSRVEEMLSMLDLKANDFRMVGIAGMGGIGKTTLANAVYNQIFSLFDSSIFISDVREMSKQPKGLVTLQNKLFGGIFDGKISLVNNVSEGIGVIRDRMHSKKVLIVLDDVDCKEQLDALIGDRDWFKKGSRIIITTRDQHVLHLHKIKEHEIYWPKTLYFDDALHLFSYHAFGRNCPLEQYQKLSEDVVRVIDGLPLALEVIGSSLFDKRNREDWKDVIRKLERVPFDDVQERLKISYDGLDVFEKQIFLDTACFFIGMDQEDAIHIWRGCEFFPSITVKVLMHKSLIKVGSGNLLEMHDQLRDMGRAIVQSEDHQNVGNQSRLWSQDEVLDVFNNFKGTQRIEGIILNLQENGGAAMAKKNIQSQAFSALHNLRLLRINYVSLIGRSKILPSKLKWLEWHGCPLKSLPQGFKLNNVVVLDLSDSHITHVWKGPSFCRRKVIDKIKVLNLGECRQLIVTPNFSRHPGLVKLVLEKCQSLVKIHKSIVVLKDLVSLKLRGCTSLEKVPKEICSLHKLKFLDIANCGKINKLPRNLGKMESLLELHIDGTAIKEVPASMLLLKSLSHLSLNSCWLLKNLPDAIGELVSLKELELDGTEVDKIPSSIGSLKKLEKLSARQCKCLSILPHSIGDTKNLKMLLLDGTIIEQLPDSVGSLENLNRLTLKKCKQLKHLPVSMGQLKALNHLYLPETSVTELSEDFGMLSTLTILDMKKCECIKELPTTFGGLKELKNLCLRSNCMLTMLPTSFSLLSSLKELDASRCNLMESAIPNDFGNLTSLVSLKLGYNKFCSLPNSMRNLTQLKNLYVENCTELRSLLHLPSSLVHLDAKHCVSLNSICDLSDMENLEELALTNCSKLDDVIGLENLKALRFLYIDCCRHLRDACKSRLVKGIFENLKYFSIPGNDIPRCLMYNQSFCEIPKLSTSTIKIKGLILCFVYVIIEEPANGYPDIPGIVDIQIMIMVDGKEIFRSTLIIHGIPKPNQNQIYYCHYNERDKVALFLEDGGRIEVLKRSRPYIEGIQIKKVAFHVFYKQRDQHELMEGLQAEMNELVENSREEMIFCDLAKGFRSLSNSGSIKNTN is encoded by the exons ATGGTCAACTGCCTCTGTGCGTTTCTCTATAAGATCTGGCCTGCAGGCCGACGCCCCAAGCCCCCTCCTTCCCCATCTCTTCCTGCCACTGAACCAACAAGGCCTTCGGAATCAAGCCCTCCTTCTTCAAACATGGCGGAGACCACCAGACTGTCTCAAAGAACTTCTAGTCTTGTATCAGAGACACGGTTCGAGTATGATGTCTTCCTCAGCTTCAGAGGAGAAGACACGCGCCATGGCTTCACCAAGCACATCTATGAGGAGCTCGTCCGCATGCAAGTCCGAACGTTCTTCGACAATGAGGAACTGGAGACGGGCGACAAGATCGGAGATCGCTTGTCCAACGCCATCAAAGGGTCGGAGATTTTCGTGCCCATTTTCTCTGTGCGGTATGCCGATTCGAGATGGTGCCTTATGGAGCTAGCGGACATCGTCAAGTGCAATAGGCTGATCATTCCCGTCTTCCTGCACGTCAATCCAGTGGATGTGCAGAAACAGGAAGGAACCTATGGCTCCCCGTTGCCTGGCTTTATGGGTCGTTTTGGAGAAGAGAAAGTCAAGGAGTGGAAGGAGGCTCTGAGGGTTGCAGGAAAGGCCCCTGGTTTCACGCTCGATGATGACAG GGACGAGGAAGGATTGATTGAGAAAGTTATCAGAAAGATCATGGAAGAATTGAAGAATCCTCCCTTGGCGCTGCCAAAGCACCTTATTGGGACGGAATCCAAAGTGCAGGACGTGATGAAGCTGTTGGATGTGGATGCCAATGATGTCAGGATGGTAGCAATACATGGAAAGCAGGGGATTGGAAAGACGACTCTTGCAAAGGAAATCTACAATAAAATATTTCTCaagtttgatgcttttttcttttttccgggTGTCAAAGAAGCTTCAAGAACAGATGGTCTTGCGTCTCTCCATAAGCAACTTATCTGCGGGCTTCTGAAAGTGAAAGAAGAGCCATTCCTGAGTGATGTTGATAAAGGCAAGAATGCGATCAAAGAAAAAGTCAGTAAAGGAAGTGTTTTCATCGTTCTGGACGACGTCAGTGACAAAAACCAGCTCGATGCACTGGTGGGTGACAAAAACTGGTTCCGTCCAGGTAGCAGGATCATTATCACCACCGAGGATGACTCTTTCCTGGACTCCAAGATGCATAAGAAATACTCACCAAAAGAATTGGATGATGAAGAAGCGCTTCAGTTGTTCTGCTACCATGCTTTCGGAAAAATGGCACCACCCGAGGAATACTTTCGGCTTTCAAAGCAGGCTGTTGCCCTCTGCCATGGACTTCCTAAAGCTCTGGAGAAGCTAGGATCTTTTCTATCAGACAAAACAAGTGAGGACGAATGGGATGATATGTTGAACAAACTCGAGCGGTCACTTCCAAATGCTATTCTGCATTTG TTTTCAGCaagaacaagaaataaaatGGCAACCAACGGCAAAGGGAAGAAGCTGGGGGAAACTGTCGGCGAATCCCGGCCATCCAATGTGACGAAGTTCGACGTCATTGTAAGCTTCAGCGGCGGAGAAGAAGCCATCGATGCCTTCACCGATCTGCTCTATTCAGCCCTCCTTCGCGACGGCATCTCCGCATGCCGCTCCAACGGCGGGGATGATGCACCGGAGGGAGAGCGCCTTAGAGAAGCCCCTGATGGGCTGGGCATATGCGTGCTCATCTTGTCTGTGTCCTATGCAGCGTCGGAACGGTGCCTCACGGAGCTGGGGTGGATGGTGGAGCAGCGCCGCTTGATCTTCCCCGTCTTCTTCGACGTCAATCCGTCGGACGTGAGGCGCCAAAAGGGAGCTCTGGAAAGGCCTTTCCGGAGGCATGACGAGCGCCTCGATCGTGAGTTGGTGTCTGGGTGGAAGAAGGCGTTGGAGGAGGTGGGAGGCACAAAGGGCTACGATTTGACCGTCGAAGAATCAGG ACAAGAAGCAAAGTTGGTGCAATTAATTGTAAGAGACGTCTTGAAGAAACTAAGCAACGCTCCCCGCTCTGTGGCTAAGTACCCTATTGGAATTGATTCTCGAGTAGAAGAAATGCTAAGCATGTTGGATCTCAAAGCTAATGATTTTCGTATGGTGGGGATAGCTGGCATGGGAGGAATCGGGAAGACCACCTTGGCCAATGCCGTTTATAATCAAATATTTTCCTTGTTTGATAGTAGCATCTTCATTTCAGATGTCAGAGAAATGTCTAAACAACCTAAAGGACTTGTAACTCTACAGAACAAACTATTTGGTGGGATTTTTGATGGCAAGATATCCCTTGTAAATAATGTTAGTGAAGGAATTGGTGTGATTAGAGACAGAATGCATAGTAAGAAAGTTCTCATTGTTCTTGATGACGTTGATTGTAAGGAGCAGTTAGATGCATTAATTGGAGACCGTGACTGGTTTAAGAAAGGAAGTAGGATCATTATAACGACAAGAGACCAGCATGTACTTCATCTACACAAGATAAAGGAACATGAGATCTATTGGCCTAAAACGTTATACTTTGATGATGCTCTCCATTTGTTCAGCTATCATGCGTTTGGGAGAAACTGCCCCCTAGAACAATATCAAAAACTTTCTGAAGATGTTGTTCGAGTAATTGATGGACTGCCATTGGCACTTGAAGTAATTGGCTCATCTTTGTTTGATAAGAGAAACAGAGAGGACTGGAAAGATGTCATAAGAAAGTTAGAACGAGTTCCTTTTGATGATGTTCAAGAAAGGTTAAAAATAAGCTATGATGGGCTCGATGTTTTTGAAAAGCAAATATTTTTGGACACTGCGTGCTTTTTCATTGGAATGGATCAAGAAGATGCCATTCACATATGGAGAGGTTGTGAATTTTTTCCTAGTATTACAGTTAAAGTTTTGATGCACAAGTCTCTTATAAAAGTTGGTAGCGGAAACCTACTTGAAATGCATGATCAACTTCGAGACATGGGGAGAGCAATTGTGCAAAGCGAAGACCATCAAAATGTTGGGAATCAAAGTAGGCTGTGGAGCCAGGATGAAGTTCTGGATGTGTTCAACAATTTCAaa GGTACACAGCGCATTGAAGGGATCATTCTtaatttgcaagaaaatggtGGAGCCGCAATGGCGAAGAAAAATATACAGAGTCAAGCTTTTTCTGCATTGCACAATTTAAGGCTTCTTCGCATCAACTATGTGAGCTTGATTGGCAGAAGCAAAATTCTTCCTTCTAAATTGAAGTGGTTAGAATGGCATGGCTGCCCATTAAAATCATTACCTCAAGGATTCAAGCTGAATAACGTTGTTGTTCTGGATTTGTCTGATAGCCATATCACTCATGTGTGGAAGGGACCTTCTTTCTGCAGAAGAAAG GTCATTGACAAGATAAAAGTTCTCAATCTTGGAGAATGTAGGCAGCTAATTGTGACACCTAACTTTTCTAGGCATCCAGGATTGGTAAAACTAGTTCTCGAAAAATGTCAGAGCTTGGTAAAGATTCACAAATCTATTGTTGTTCTTAAAGATTTGGTTTCCCTGAAATTGAGAGGATGCACTAGCCTGGAGAAAGTACCAAAGGAGATATGTAGCTTGCATAAactcaagtttcttgacatagCCAATTGTGGCAAAATTAACAAATTGCCTAGAAATTTAGGCAAAATGGAATCTTTATTAGAGCTCCATATTGATGGTACAGCAATAAAGGAAGTACCTGCTTCCATGCTACTACTAAAGAGCCTTAGTCACCTCTCTTTGAATTCATGCTGGTTATTGAAGAATTTGCCTGATGCCATTGGTGAACTTGTATCTCTAAAGGAATTAGAATTAGATGGCACTGAAGTTGACAAAATACCAAGTTCGATTGGATCATTAAAGAAGCTTGAAAAACTAAGTGCTCGTCAGTGCAAATGCCTTTCAATATTACCACATTCTATTGGTGATACAAAAAACCTAAAGATGTTGTTACTTGATGGAACCATAATTGAACAACTTCCTGATTCAGTGGGATCATTAGAAAATCTGAATAGATTGACCTTAAAAAAATGCAAGCAGCTCAAACACCTGCCAGTTTCGATGGGACAATTGAAGGCTCTCAATCATCTATACTTGCCTGAAACTAGCGTCACAGAGTTGTCTGAAGATTTTGGCATGCTTTCAACATTGACCATACTTgatatgaaaaaatgtgaatgTATAAAAGAACTCCCTACTACCTTTGGAGGTCTCAAAGAGCTGAAAAATCTTTGTCTAAGATCCAATTGCATGCTCACCATGCTTCCTACTAGTTTCTCTCTGCTATCTTCCTTGAAAGAATTGGATGCTAGCCGGTGCAACTTAATGGAAAGTGCTATTCCTAATGATTTTGGGAATTTGACTTCATTGGTGTCCTTGAAGCTTGGCTACAACAAGTTTTGTAGCTTACCGAATAGCATGAGGAATCTTACCCAACTAAAGAACCTATATGTGGAAAATTGCACAGAGCTTCGTTCATTGCTTCATCTTCCCTCTTCTCTagttcatcttgatgccaagcACTGTGTTTCCTTGAATAGTATTTGTGATCTTTCAGACATGGAGAACTTGGAGGAGCTTGCTCTCACTAATTGCTCAAAGCTTGACGATGTAATTGGCCTAGAGAATTTGAAAGCTTTGAGATTCTTGTACATTGACTGCTGCAGACACCTTCGTGATGCTTGCAAGAGTAGGCTGGTCAAG GGAATATTCGAAAATCTGAAGTATTTCAGCATCCCTGGAAATGATATTCCAAGATGCCTCATGTACAATCAATCATTTTGTGAGATTCCAAAGTTGTCAACAAGCACTATTAAGATCAAAGGGTTGATTCTCTGCTTTGTTTATGTCATCATTGAAGAGCCAGCGAATGGTTATCCCGATATACCAGGTATAGTGGACATTCAAATTATGATCATGGTAGATGGCAAGGAGATATTTAGAAGCACGTTAATAATTCATGGAATTCCAAAGCccaatcaaaatcaaatttattaCTGCCACTACAATGAGCGAGATAAAGTTGCTTTGTTCCTAGAGGATGGAGGCAGAATTGAGGTGTTGAAGAGAAGCCGACCATACATAGAAGGTATTCAAATTAAGAAGGTCGCTTTTCACGTCTTTTACAAGCAAAGAGACCAGCATGAATTGATGGAAGGTCTACAAGCAGAAATGAATGAACTCGTGGAAAATTCACGAgaagaaatgatattttgtGACCTAGCCAAGGGTTTTCGTTCTTTGTCAAACAGTGGTAGTATCAAAAACACAAACTGA
- the LOC116263984 gene encoding LRR receptor-like serine/threonine-protein kinase GSO1 translates to MQTMVFREQTMVFRERQSFPSTSSWRKRGKDDYSARALPRSVMGNGGMYLWMHFLLVLVAAMATSSHGDLSADSHWLLQIKDQLNDTRGSIVSWSSETEVCSWNGITCSPDKSQIVGLNLSGSGLLGMISPAFANLKSLRSLDLSSNSLTGPIPAELGSLSNLTELLLYTNRLSGGIPAELGLLQKLTTLRIGDNLISGHIPPQLGNCSNLQTLGLGSSSLDGSIPVELGNLKLLTLLNLQKNSLSGPLPEELMGCTHLQILAAADNRLKGAIPRAIGNLHLLQTLNLANNNFTGPVPVEFGNLSSLEYLNLQGNWLSGEIPSHLNQLSHLRTLDLSKNNLTGEISVVASKLQNLQAVALSDNFLTGSLPEDFCTGKTSLQNLLLGGNKLSGSIPHCLLECSVLHVLDLSGNSLTGEIPSWVDKVGDLTDLLLHNNSLVGTIPPEIGNLSSLETLSLHHNVLTGQIPADIGKLQKLKIFTLYENQLSKEIPLELTNCSSLEGIDFFGNHFSGPIPSTIGDLKNLVFLQLRQNDLSGPIPPSLGQCRKLQALALADNRLSGKLPPTFRFLTELQIFTLYNNSLEGPIPQSLSSLQKLEFINFSNNNFTGTIDPICSSKSLKKLDLTNNSFTGKISPQIGNCSNLVRLRLGMNQLVGEIPNEISQLTQLTLLDLSSNNLSGELGLKLSTCKQLSILDLNENRFLGEIPSWLGSLHSLGELDLSSNEFSGTIRPEIGNCSNLIKLSLSNNRFSGEIPSTIGNLASLNVLNLQNNNLSGSIPTTIRNCKKLYELRISQNFLSGSIPKEVGELTELQEALDLSENSLSGVIPPSLGNLKKLESLNLSRNHLEGEIPKALGGLTSLNNLNLSDNLLHGEIPQGLSKLPSASFLGNMNLCGPPLSSCSEPVGGGRRWMSRAAVLGITVGIALTAMLVCLALLYAILRIWCNYRKVSVSSSDFNVGLEHRKEDEKWVLGKTHHLGLVGSPEEEKRKGKLNF, encoded by the coding sequence ATGCAAACAATGGTGTTCCGAGAACAAACAATGGTGTTCCGAGAACGCCAGTCCTTCCCATCGACATCATCATGGAGGAAGAGAGGTAAAGATGATTACTCAGCAAGAGCTCTCCCCCGCTCTGTAATGGGAAACGGAGGCATGTACCTATGGATGCATTTCCTATTAGTCCTGGTCGCGGCCATGGCCACTTCTTCGCATGGTGATCTGTCGGCAGACTCTCACTGGCTACTTCAGATAAAAGATCAACTGAATGATACAAGAGGAAGTATAGTGAGTTGGTCATCTGAAACAGAGGTCTGCAGCTGGAATGGCATAACGTGCTCTCCTGACAAATCACAAATCGTGGGCCTAAACTTATCAGGCTCTGGCCTTCTCGGAATGATTTCACCTGCTTTTGCGAATCTGAAATCTCTACGCAGCCTCGACTTGTCATCAAATTCTCTTACAGGTCCAATTCCGGCAGAACTTGGGAGCCTCTCAAACCTCACTGAGTTGCTTCTATATACAAATCGTCTCTCTGGTGGAATTCCTGCAGAACTTGGTCTCTTGCAAAAACTAACCACTCTTCGGATTGGAGATAACCTTATCTCTGGACATATTCCACCACAACTTGGAAACTGCTCAAACTTACAGACGTTGGGTCTTGGCTCTTCTAGCCTTGATGGAAGCATACCAGTGGAACTTGGAAATTTGAAGCTTTTGACCTTACTAAACTTACAGAAGAACTCCCTCAGTGGACCTCTCCCTGAAGAGCTCATGGGCTGCACACATCTTCAAATACTTGCCGCAGCAGATAACAGACTCAAAGGTGCAATTCCACGTGCAATAGGTAATTTACATCTATTGCAGACTCTTAATTTAGCAAACAATAATTTCACTGGTCCCGTCCCAGTGGAGTTTGGGAATCTTTCGAGCCTTGAATATTTGAATTTGCAAGGCAATTGGCTCAGTGGTGAAATTCCCTCCCATCTGAATCAGCTTAGCCATTTAAGAACCCTTGACTTGTCCAAGAATAATCTCACAGGAGAAATCTCAGTCGTAGCTAGCAAGCTACAAAACTTGCAAGCTGTGGCTTTATCCGATAACTTCCTCACTGGTAGTCTTCCTGAAGATTTTTGCACCGGTAAAACATCTTTGCAGAACCTCCTTCTTGGTGGAAACAAGCTTTCTGGTTCAATACCCCATTGCCTATTGGAATGTTCTGTTCTTCATGTGCTTGATCTCTCTGGAAACAGCTTAACAGGGGAGATCCCGTCCTGGGTAGACAAAGTCGGAGACCTTACCGATCTGCTTCTCCACAATAACAGCTTGGTTGGAACTATACCTCCAGAAATTGGCAACTTGAGCAGCCTAGAAACTTTATCCCTTCATCATAATGTGCTCACTGGGCAGATTCCTGCTGATATTGGGAAATTGCAGAAGTTGAAGATCTTCACTCTCTACGAAAACCAGCTGTCGAAAGAAATCCCTCTGGAGCTAACGAACTGTTCCAGCTTGGAGGGGATTGATTTCTTTGGGAATCATTTCTCCGGTCCCATTCCCTCAACAATTGGTGACCTCAAAAATCTTGTTTTTCTGCAATTGAGACAAAATGATCTGTCAGGTCCAATCCCTCCAAGTTTGGGACAATGCAGGAAGCTTCAAGCTTTAGCTTTGGCGGATAACAGATTGTCAGGAAAATTGCCTCCCACATTCAGATTTCTGACTGAATTACAGATATTTACGCTCTATAACAATTCTCTGGAGGGCCCAATTCCTCAAAGTCTGTCCTCTTTGCAAAAGCTTGAAttcatcaatttttcaaacaacAATTTCACAGGGACCATTGACCCAATTTGCAGTTCCAAATCTCTAAAGAAACTTGACCTTACCAACAACAGTTTTACAGGTAAAATCTCTCCCCAAATTGGAAATTGCAGTAATCTGGTCCGCCTGCGGCTGGGTATGAATCAGTTGGTTGGTGAAATTCCAAATGAAATCTCTCAGCTGACACAGCTCACCCTTTTAGATCTCTCATCGAACAATCTGAGTGGTGAACTAGGACTCAAGCTCTCAACCTGCAAGCAATTGAGCATTCTAGACCTCAACGAGAACCGATTCCTGGGTGAAATTCCTTCATGGTTGGGAAGCCTACACTCTCTTGGGGAACTTGACCTTTCTTCCAATGAGTTCTCCGGCACCATACGACCAGAGATAGGAAACTGTTCCAATCTCATAAAACTCTCTCTTTCCAACAACCGCTTTTCAGGAGAAATACCATCAACCATTGGAAACCTGGCTTCGCTAAACGTCCTGAACCTCCAAAACAACAATCTTTCTGGTTCCATTCCCACCACTATCAGGAACTGCAAGAAACTCTATGAGCTGAGGATTTCACAGAATTTTCTTAGCGGGTCTATACCAAAGGAGGTAGGAGAACTGACAGAACTTCAGGAAGCACTAGACCTGAGTGAAAACTCATTGTCTGGTGTGATTCCACCATCCTTGGGGAACCTCAAGAAATTGGAGAGCCTGAATCTTTCTCGAAATCATCTAGAGGGAGAGATACCCAAAGCACTTGGGGGCCTCACAAGCTTGAACAATCTGAATTTGTCAGATAATCTTCTCCATGGAGAGATACCACAAGGACTTTCCAAGCTGCCATCAGCTTCTTTCTTGGGGAACATGAACCTCTGTGGGCCACCCCTGTCATCATGCTCAGAGCCGGTTGGTGGCGGAAGGAGATGGATGTCAAGGGCGGCTGTTCTGGGGATCACAGTGGGCATTGCATTGACTGCTATGCTTGTTTGTTTGGCTCTGTTGTATGCAATCCTTAGGATATGGTGCAACTACAGGAAGGTATCAGTGTCCAGCTCCGACTTCAACGTTGGGCTTGAACACAGGAAGGAAGACGAGAAGTGGGTCCTCGGGAAAACGCATCACTTGGGGCTGGTTGGTTCGCCAGAAGAGGAAAAACGCAAGGGAAAGTTAAATTTTTAG